One Pseudobdellovibrionaceae bacterium DNA window includes the following coding sequences:
- the cpaB gene encoding Flp pilus assembly protein CpaB, giving the protein MNNNETRNLWISLAIGLFSVFLIYSYTQEKSAEITKKFGLKKRVVIATKHINAMETINETMLKIVERPLDFIEPGALNNPDHAIGLVALTPIQANEQILKNKIIEPGPVTGLSLQVAPNKRAITLPVDKVRGVAKLIKPGDRIDLLAALDVGQGRTQKKEVKTILQDVIILATGLRVTNELPRLYEKVGGDEYIKNISNDTNFDTITVEVSPKEAQGLVYILSTSPGSLFMTLRHPSDHVKFRIPTTLINNVLGISKVRIKPVKRQRAPARVPQFKKPKPKPKTGGFINL; this is encoded by the coding sequence ATGAATAATAATGAAACCCGAAATTTATGGATATCTTTAGCCATTGGATTATTTTCTGTGTTTTTAATTTATAGTTACACTCAAGAAAAAAGTGCAGAAATTACTAAAAAATTTGGATTAAAAAAACGAGTGGTTATTGCCACAAAACATATTAACGCTATGGAAACTATTAACGAAACTATGCTGAAAATCGTAGAGCGTCCATTAGATTTTATAGAGCCTGGAGCACTTAATAACCCCGATCATGCTATTGGCTTGGTGGCTTTAACCCCTATTCAAGCTAATGAACAAATTTTAAAAAATAAAATTATTGAGCCTGGCCCTGTAACCGGCTTGTCTTTACAAGTAGCTCCCAACAAAAGAGCTATTACCCTTCCTGTGGATAAAGTTAGAGGGGTGGCAAAGCTTATTAAACCGGGAGACAGAATTGATTTATTAGCAGCCTTAGATGTTGGACAAGGAAGAACACAAAAAAAAGAAGTAAAAACAATTTTACAAGATGTAATTATTTTAGCTACTGGCCTAAGAGTAACCAACGAACTACCTCGCCTTTACGAAAAAGTAGGTGGAGATGAATATATTAAAAATATTTCAAACGATACTAACTTTGATACTATTACCGTAGAAGTTTCTCCAAAAGAAGCACAAGGTTTAGTATATATTTTATCTACCTCGCCAGGGTCGTTATTTATGACGCTAAGGCATCCAAGCGATCATGTAAAATTCCGTATCCCTACTACTTTAATTAATAATGTTTTAGGAATTTCAAAAGTTAGAATTAAACCTGTAAAAAGGCAAAGAGCTCCAGCAAGAGTTCCTCAATTTAAAAAACCAAAACCAAAACCAAAAACTGGTGGATTTATAAATTTATAA